One part of the Desulfonema ishimotonii genome encodes these proteins:
- a CDS encoding formylglycine-generating enzyme family protein, whose translation MFIPGNHLTSLPAGQSPYGAHHMAGNVWVWVADWYDDTYYQNGVVENPQGPLNGKYRVLRGGSWYYGSSSIRSAYRLNFTPGLPLLNLGCRCAQ comes from the coding sequence ATGTTCATTCCTGGAAATCACCTTACATCCCTGCCTGCGGGACAGTCGCCATATGGCGCGCATCACATGGCCGGGAATGTCTGGGTGTGGGTGGCGGACTGGTATGATGATACTTATTATCAGAATGGCGTGGTGGAAAATCCCCAAGGTCCATTAAATGGTAAATACCGCGTTTTGCGTGGCGGGTCGTGGTATTACGGTTCCAGCAGCATTCGGTCCGCTTACCGGCTCAACTTCACCCCGGGCCTCCCGCTCCTCAACCTCGGGTGTCGTTGCGCCCAGTAA
- a CDS encoding DEAD/DEAH box helicase — protein MQKTHPTGKPKRPFKPKRRPPFNKIRPGADPRLRTVFSTIGTPEKMPFRPDPFQLEALSAIKTSDCLVTAPTGAGKTWIAIEAIRHIRDQGGSAWYASPLKALTNSKYIEFSEVFGPENVGILTGDRKENPDAPIIVGTTEILRNQLYDAMHEGEDLSTDFVILDEAHYLGDEDRGVVWEEVMIYLPPRIPLLMLSATVGNAGQIAAWLSAIRERECVVVAETRRPVPLFPLFFHPSGTLMPLMAGGNTGKRLYKKVNDCITGKRPPALARPGRLPPFGEILNVLRKYRLLPAIFFLKSRADCDNALDLCPQNRITDPERQERIQARIAEFAEQAPRIAGQGQIWHLENLAVGAHHSGQLPIWKMLVESLMTDGLLDAVFATSTVAAGVNFPARTIVFLNSDRFNGVDFMPLTPTEFHQMTGRAGRRGMDKIGFAAAIPGKYMDIRCVGKLVNAQAADVLSQIRINFSMTLNLLLSHNPKQIEAMLRRSFAAYLMGKKKRKKQDGAPLASGNENLREDFRRHFQFLMDIGYVSEDGTLTEDGVWASQLRVDQPLLIAEGFRKRLFPVGDPRMLAAIITSFVNEREVNDRLDKEVVPNQLTKHFKKITKGLAPFQTLMFEQGFGIRPLYLRPALTMFLWASGLYPWEEVLRISELAEGDLAMLVLRTADNLRHIVALRQVFPKASEAASKALEMILRDPVVTLLG, from the coding sequence ATGCAAAAAACGCACCCGACAGGCAAACCCAAACGCCCGTTCAAACCCAAAAGACGCCCCCCCTTCAATAAAATCAGACCCGGTGCCGATCCCCGGCTGAGAACGGTATTTTCAACCATCGGCACACCTGAAAAAATGCCGTTCAGACCGGATCCCTTTCAGCTTGAGGCCTTATCCGCCATCAAAACGTCAGATTGTCTGGTCACGGCACCGACCGGGGCAGGCAAGACCTGGATTGCCATCGAGGCGATCCGCCATATCCGAGATCAGGGGGGAAGTGCGTGGTATGCCTCTCCCCTGAAGGCGCTGACCAACTCAAAATATATCGAATTTTCCGAGGTTTTTGGCCCTGAAAATGTGGGAATTCTCACCGGTGACCGAAAGGAGAACCCGGACGCCCCCATCATCGTCGGCACCACAGAGATTCTGCGAAACCAGCTTTACGACGCCATGCACGAGGGCGAGGATCTGAGTACCGATTTCGTGATTCTGGATGAGGCCCACTATCTGGGGGATGAGGACCGGGGCGTTGTCTGGGAAGAGGTTATGATCTATCTCCCGCCGCGCATCCCCCTGCTCATGCTCTCGGCAACGGTGGGGAATGCCGGACAGATCGCAGCCTGGCTCTCTGCCATCCGCGAGCGCGAATGTGTTGTCGTCGCGGAAACCCGGAGGCCGGTGCCGCTCTTCCCGCTCTTCTTTCACCCGTCCGGCACACTGATGCCACTCATGGCCGGCGGCAATACCGGAAAGCGCCTTTATAAAAAGGTGAATGACTGTATCACCGGCAAACGTCCGCCCGCGCTGGCCCGACCGGGGCGACTGCCGCCGTTCGGGGAGATACTGAATGTTCTGAGAAAATATCGGCTCCTTCCGGCCATCTTCTTTCTCAAATCACGGGCCGACTGCGACAATGCCCTGGATCTCTGTCCGCAGAACCGGATCACCGACCCGGAGAGGCAGGAGAGAATTCAGGCACGGATTGCGGAATTCGCCGAACAGGCCCCCCGCATTGCAGGTCAGGGCCAGATCTGGCACCTGGAAAACCTGGCGGTGGGCGCTCATCACAGCGGCCAGCTGCCCATCTGGAAAATGCTGGTCGAATCCCTGATGACCGATGGCCTGCTGGACGCGGTCTTTGCCACATCAACGGTGGCCGCCGGGGTCAATTTCCCCGCCCGAACCATCGTATTTCTCAACTCGGACCGGTTCAACGGCGTGGATTTCATGCCCCTGACCCCCACCGAATTTCATCAGATGACGGGCCGGGCCGGACGGCGTGGCATGGACAAGATCGGATTTGCTGCGGCAATCCCCGGAAAATACATGGATATCCGGTGTGTGGGCAAGCTGGTCAACGCACAGGCCGCCGATGTGCTGAGTCAGATCAGGATCAATTTTTCAATGACCCTGAACCTGCTGCTCTCCCATAACCCAAAGCAGATCGAGGCGATGCTCAGGCGATCCTTTGCCGCCTATCTGATGGGAAAGAAAAAAAGAAAAAAGCAGGACGGGGCGCCGCTAGCGAGTGGGAATGAAAACCTCCGGGAGGATTTTCGCAGGCACTTTCAGTTTCTGATGGATATCGGCTATGTGTCTGAAGACGGCACGCTGACCGAGGACGGCGTATGGGCGTCCCAGCTCCGGGTGGATCAGCCCCTGCTGATCGCCGAGGGGTTCAGGAAGCGGCTGTTCCCGGTGGGGGATCCCCGGATGCTGGCCGCCATCATCACGTCCTTTGTCAACGAGCGGGAGGTCAACGACCGGCTGGACAAAGAGGTGGTGCCGAATCAGCTTACAAAGCATTTCAAAAAGATCACCAAGGGGCTGGCCCCGTTCCAGACGCTGATGTTTGAGCAGGGATTCGGCATCCGCCCCCTCTATCTCAGACCGGCCCTGACCATGTTTCTGTGGGCCAGCGGACTCTATCCGTGGGAAGAGGTGCTGAGAATATCGGAGCTGGCAGAGGGGGATCTGGCCATGCTGGTTCTGCGGACGGCGGACAACCTGCGCCATATCGTCGCCCTGCGACAGGTGTTTCCCAAGGCGTCCGAAGCCGCATCAAAGGCCCTGGAGATGATCCTGCGGGACCCGGTGGTGACGCTTCTGGGGTAG
- a CDS encoding nucleotide-binding protein, with the protein MKLAISGKGGVGKTTFSSLLIRELNAQGKHVLAIDADPDANLASAIGIEGAEQITPIAEMKEMIFERTEAKPGTIGGFFKLNPRVDDLPEKLSARLENIKLMRLGGVPKGGGGCICPESTLLRALVTHVVLARDEVVVMDMEAGIEHLGRGTARAVDKLLVVVEPGRRSLDTAAHIRHLAAEIGLTSIAVIGNKVRSADDEAFLKKHLGDFEFLGFIPYDNALIEADLEGISPFDVKSPAIEAVKEMVAKL; encoded by the coding sequence ATGAAACTGGCAATCAGTGGCAAAGGCGGCGTGGGAAAAACGACATTTTCATCGCTTCTGATTCGGGAGCTGAACGCTCAGGGCAAACATGTACTGGCAATTGATGCAGACCCGGATGCGAACCTCGCATCGGCAATCGGCATTGAGGGCGCGGAGCAGATCACCCCCATTGCCGAAATGAAAGAGATGATATTTGAGAGAACCGAGGCGAAACCCGGCACCATCGGCGGCTTTTTCAAACTCAACCCCAGGGTGGATGATCTGCCGGAAAAACTGTCGGCCCGGCTTGAAAATATAAAACTCATGCGCCTGGGCGGCGTTCCCAAAGGCGGCGGCGGCTGCATCTGCCCCGAAAGCACCCTGCTGAGAGCCCTTGTCACCCACGTTGTGCTGGCCAGAGACGAGGTGGTCGTGATGGATATGGAGGCAGGCATCGAGCATCTCGGGCGCGGAACCGCCCGGGCGGTTGACAAGCTGCTGGTCGTGGTGGAACCCGGCCGGCGAAGCCTTGACACCGCCGCCCATATCCGGCATCTGGCCGCCGAGATCGGGCTGACCAGCATCGCCGTCATCGGCAACAAGGTCCGGAGCGCCGACGATGAGGCGTTCCTTAAAAAGCATCTGGGGGATTTCGAATTCCTCGGATTCATACCCTATGACAATGCACTGATTGAGGCGGATTTGGAGGGCATCTCGCCCTTTGATGTCAAATCTCCGGCAATCGAGGCAGTGAAAGAAATGGTAGCGAAACTTTAA
- a CDS encoding adenylate/guanylate cyclase domain-containing protein, with protein sequence MKKKNIPSGYITDHMVLIGFGLATFYWICESFINIFLSDKINIFELILGTTIDEIWTRIIVLCLFIIFGSHAQFTIDNRKKAENALKKSEARYRTLVENIPIGICRITPGPDGRFLMSNPAFLKMFGFRSDTELNHINFSDIYIKPEECDTFSDLLLQRGSLAGNEMRFRRKNGTPIWISATARVVYHEETREVACFDCTFEDIDERKKAEIKIREDAETRRRFERLLSPDLAEMVVSGDLKVEKGGEDRVATVLFADIRGFTSMSENTRAAEVLQMLNEYFEAMVEIVFRYEGTVDKFIGDAIMVIWGAPVTHADDPYRAVRAATDMRATLTDFNKKRNAQGKQPLRIGIGINTGRLVAGYIGSNQTMSYSVIGDTVNTASRLCSAAQAGKIIISESTYRCVRDHFSVTKLNPIRVKGKLNPIQIFNINGTVSNG encoded by the coding sequence ATGAAGAAAAAAAATATCCCATCCGGCTACATAACCGACCACATGGTACTGATCGGATTCGGGCTGGCGACATTCTACTGGATATGCGAATCCTTTATTAACATATTTTTATCGGATAAAATCAATATATTTGAATTAATACTCGGAACCACTATTGATGAAATATGGACCCGGATTATCGTCCTCTGTCTTTTTATCATCTTCGGTTCCCACGCCCAGTTCACCATTGACAACCGGAAAAAAGCTGAAAATGCCTTGAAAAAAAGTGAAGCGCGCTACCGTACACTGGTGGAAAATATTCCGATCGGCATCTGCCGGATCACCCCCGGACCGGACGGACGCTTTTTAATGTCAAACCCCGCGTTCCTGAAAATGTTCGGATTCAGATCAGATACAGAATTGAATCACATTAATTTCAGTGATATATATATTAAACCTGAAGAATGCGACACCTTTTCGGATCTGCTGTTGCAAAGAGGCAGTCTGGCCGGAAACGAGATGCGGTTCAGGAGAAAAAACGGCACCCCCATCTGGATATCCGCGACGGCCCGCGTTGTATATCACGAAGAAACCCGGGAGGTGGCCTGTTTTGACTGCACCTTCGAGGACATTGACGAACGTAAAAAGGCGGAAATAAAAATCCGGGAAGACGCCGAAACCCGGAGGCGCTTTGAACGGCTGCTCTCCCCCGATCTTGCGGAAATGGTCGTATCCGGTGATCTGAAAGTGGAAAAAGGGGGAGAAGACCGGGTAGCCACCGTCCTGTTTGCCGATATCCGGGGATTCACCAGCATGAGCGAAAACACCCGGGCTGCCGAAGTGCTTCAGATGCTCAACGAATACTTTGAAGCAATGGTGGAGATCGTGTTCCGGTACGAGGGCACGGTGGACAAATTTATCGGTGATGCGATCATGGTCATCTGGGGCGCACCGGTAACCCATGCGGATGATCCGTACAGAGCGGTCCGGGCGGCCACTGACATGCGTGCCACGCTCACAGACTTCAACAAAAAACGCAACGCACAGGGCAAACAGCCCCTCAGAATCGGCATCGGGATCAACACAGGACGGCTGGTTGCCGGTTATATCGGCTCCAACCAGACCATGAGCTACTCGGTCATCGGGGACACCGTCAACACGGCCTCCAGGCTCTGCTCCGCCGCCCAGGCCGGTAAGATTATCATCTCGGAAAGCACGTACCGCTGCGTCAGAGACCATTTCAGCGTCACCAAACTCAATCCGATCCGGGTGAAAGGAAAGCTGAACCCCATTCAGATCTTTAACATCAACGGCACCGTTTCCAACGGATAA
- the pilO gene encoding type 4a pilus biogenesis protein PilO: MDRRPFLYISSKYYVYYALGVSGIIAFVAAFIVPDYRDLVKKNKQIEALNIKIKHQELLFPVYETHLKEINILKKIENQYLGGHGKMSPGQDDADKIPEDITRIALLNNFQIRSVQTDIRASDNSTPSLEINIAVVGVFPEFRNFFIQLNELPYIEFTQYIQIRSAEQAEEFHLKVWASRK; encoded by the coding sequence GTGGACAGGCGACCATTTCTTTATATATCTTCAAAATATTACGTGTATTATGCCTTAGGCGTTTCCGGGATTATCGCCTTTGTCGCTGCCTTTATCGTGCCGGATTACAGAGATCTGGTTAAAAAAAATAAGCAAATCGAAGCCCTGAATATTAAAATAAAACATCAGGAGTTACTTTTTCCTGTGTATGAAACCCATTTAAAAGAAATTAACATCCTGAAAAAAATTGAAAATCAGTATCTGGGCGGTCATGGGAAAATGTCGCCCGGGCAGGACGATGCAGATAAAATTCCGGAAGATATTACGCGGATTGCCCTGCTTAATAATTTTCAGATCAGGAGCGTGCAGACTGATATCCGGGCTTCTGACAACAGCACCCCTTCTCTGGAGATTAATATCGCTGTCGTCGGCGTATTCCCGGAGTTTCGGAATTTTTTTATCCAGTTAAACGAACTGCCTTATATCGAGTTCACCCAGTACATTCAGATTCGTTCGGCTGAACAGGCGGAAGAATTTCATTTGAAAGTATGGGCGAGTCGGAAATGA
- the pilQ gene encoding type IV pilus secretin PilQ: MIRSPHPEKIRIGCFLGLLFIFLVNGCIPKPSPDAPRADDSAWNASVASPPAKETGPEPDGSVRDMISPDQPEIVLEQAAPTARSSGLPTQKIYMEMKEVDLAVLLRTLARIADQNIMISQHVRGKATINIRNEAWDKVFLNLLSTYGLTHFRDGRIIRVMTLEDMKKDFSILEMIQKKKAKREEIDSLLPRVTRVINVEFSEAENLKKIFDEILKNDQGEKRGVVMVDPYTNALVVQASQKDINQLTALARELDRPTYQVRIEARVVEANGDTARELGVEWGGLYKGQSRNYWITPGVNSSDTEDSGDLFSEDGELSPDPGFFQELPAVLTEVAKGNGLSIGFIAAKAGQHALSVQLSAYESQGKLKILSSPSISTLDNQKAVIESGREIPYQTVEDDDVSIEFKKAVLKLEVIPHVINGNVLKLKLSVFKDELDFNVSVANGNPAILTKNAETSVLLYDGQTTVIGGLRKESVSDTNIGVPLLKDIPLLGHLFRRDSKSSESEEVLIFITPHILRDGILQHP; the protein is encoded by the coding sequence ATGATCAGATCGCCTCATCCTGAAAAGATACGGATCGGATGTTTTCTGGGGCTATTGTTCATTTTTCTGGTGAATGGCTGTATCCCGAAGCCATCTCCGGATGCGCCCCGGGCGGATGATTCCGCATGGAATGCAAGTGTGGCATCGCCTCCTGCAAAAGAGACCGGGCCTGAACCGGACGGGAGCGTCCGGGATATGATATCGCCGGATCAACCGGAGATTGTCTTGGAACAGGCTGCTCCGACGGCCCGGAGCAGCGGCCTGCCGACGCAGAAAATCTATATGGAAATGAAAGAGGTCGATCTTGCCGTTCTCCTGCGGACCCTGGCCCGGATTGCCGATCAGAATATCATGATCAGCCAGCATGTCCGGGGAAAGGCGACCATTAATATCAGAAACGAGGCGTGGGATAAGGTCTTTCTCAATCTTCTGAGTACCTACGGGCTGACCCATTTCCGGGATGGCCGTATTATCCGGGTAATGACGCTTGAGGACATGAAAAAAGATTTCAGCATATTAGAGATGATTCAGAAGAAAAAGGCCAAAAGGGAAGAAATCGACAGCCTTTTGCCCCGGGTAACGCGGGTGATTAACGTCGAATTTTCAGAGGCTGAGAATCTCAAGAAAATATTTGATGAAATCCTTAAAAATGACCAGGGAGAAAAGCGCGGAGTGGTTATGGTGGACCCCTACACCAATGCGCTCGTTGTTCAGGCCAGCCAGAAAGATATCAACCAGCTGACAGCACTGGCCAGGGAACTGGATCGCCCGACGTATCAGGTCCGCATAGAGGCGCGGGTGGTCGAGGCGAACGGGGATACGGCCCGTGAGCTGGGCGTGGAATGGGGCGGGCTTTACAAGGGGCAGAGCCGTAATTACTGGATCACGCCGGGGGTAAATTCGTCTGATACCGAAGATTCGGGAGATTTGTTTTCCGAGGACGGGGAACTGTCGCCGGACCCCGGATTTTTTCAGGAACTGCCGGCGGTACTGACTGAAGTCGCCAAGGGTAACGGTCTGAGCATCGGGTTCATCGCGGCAAAGGCAGGACAACATGCGCTGTCTGTTCAGCTTTCGGCATATGAGTCTCAGGGAAAGCTGAAAATTCTTTCAAGCCCTTCGATTTCGACGCTGGATAATCAGAAAGCGGTGATTGAGAGTGGGCGGGAGATCCCCTATCAGACGGTGGAGGATGACGACGTCAGCATTGAGTTCAAGAAGGCCGTACTCAAACTGGAGGTTATTCCCCATGTGATAAATGGAAATGTTCTTAAATTAAAGCTTTCCGTATTCAAGGATGAGTTGGATTTCAACGTCAGTGTTGCGAACGGAAACCCTGCGATTCTGACGAAAAACGCTGAGACCAGCGTTCTGTTGTATGACGGACAGACGACGGTTATCGGCGGCCTCCGGAAGGAATCGGTCAGTGATACGAATATCGGAGTACCGCTGCTTAAAGATATTCCCCTGCTGGGCCATCTGTTCAGAAGGGACAGCAAGAGCAGTGAAAGCGAGGAGGTTCTGATCTTTATTACGCCGCATATCCTGAGAGATGGAATACTTCAGCATCCTTAA